The Cicer arietinum cultivar CDC Frontier isolate Library 1 chromosome 1, Cicar.CDCFrontier_v2.0, whole genome shotgun sequence genome contains the following window.
GTTTTCCGGCAACGCGGCACCGTTCTTCCTTCTTTCTCACTCGTTTACTTCTGGTTCGTTTCTATCCATCCTTaccaatttttttctcttatttattcttcttttatgttgttttaattgtttttttggTGTCTTgtttagttgaattattgttattctattatgttgatttttttcaaacatcgtgcctattttgtgaaggaggagaaaggattttttttttcaaaaattgtgatttgatttttttctgttatttgagattgattttcaTGTGGTTTTTGCACTGTAGCCTTGAAATTGTGACttgcaaatgattttttttaaagaatcttattataatgaataaattattgttaaaCCATTTATGCAAACAGGGATTCATGTTATGGCTTGCAATGGCATGTTTAGATAGTATGTGTGGTCGTTCTGCAGGTAGGTGATGTTCAAGTGCTAAGATGGAACAAGAAGCAGAACAACTTGTTCCAGTTCAACAAGGGAGTTCGGACTGTTCTGAATCAGATAGAGTCAGTAGGGTAAGGAAGCTGCTGTTTCGCCGAATGTTGGTTGGGATCAAAGATGGAAGATTCTTCTTGGGTAGCTTCTATTGCATTGATAAGCAAGGGAACATTATTCTTCAGGATACCGTGGAGTATCGTAGCACCCGACGGTCGTCGCCTTCTCCAATGGAACAGAGGTGCATTGGTCTTATTCTTATTCCTTCTCCTTGCCGCACCTCATGTCATGTGGATTGCTCCATAGATGAGCAATTGTCACTTTTAGGACTGAAATGAAACATGAGTGCTTTGGGGCTTTCATTTGTTCTGGATGGTTTGTCCGTGAATGAATTCAAGATTTTAATGTGTTGGTTTAAGATATAGCATTGTGGCACTTGTTTTTAATCATCGAGGAAAGAACATGGTTGATTTACCATGAGTGTTAAATGTTTTCGGCTGTATATGAGtggagataaaaataaaagtatgttgatgacattacaCAGCTTCTCTATATTTTTGTTGCTTTATTCATGCCA
Protein-coding sequences here:
- the LOC101510833 gene encoding uncharacterized protein, with amino-acid sequence MEQEAEQLVPVQQGSSDCSESDRVSRVRKLLFRRMLVGIKDGRFFLGSFYCIDKQGNIILQDTVEYRSTRRSSPSPMEQRCIGLILIPSPCRTSCHVDCSIDEQLSLLGLK